From one Candidatus Rhodoluna planktonica genomic stretch:
- a CDS encoding aspartate ammonia-lyase translates to MSSQKLETRSEHDLLGNLDVPVNAYWGVHTARALENFEISGVPIGHYRSLVRALAFIKEASALANHELGELATEQFLPIQKACQEVRDGKFDSEFVVDAIQGGAGTSTNMNANEVIANRALEIAGFKKGEYEHIHPLNHVNMSQSTNDVYPTAVKVALIIEIMALLDELKLLRESFAAKGAEFASVIKMGRTQLQDAVPMTLGQEFVAYGVTIAEDESRLREAIRLLSEINLGGTAIGTQLNTPEGYAEAVCRHLSVITEHNFVVADNLIEATQDTGVFVTSSSVLKRVAIKLSKIANDLRLLSSGPRAGFGEINLPPRQAGSSIMPGKVNPVIPEVVNQIAFTVIGNDTTVSMASEAGQLQLNAFEPIIARSLMMSIVYLRRGCKTLREFCVNGITANEEFLRRTVENSIGLVTALSPRIGYESATAVAKRAQETGQSVRAVVLELGLLTEAEFDEILGDVDRLTGRG, encoded by the coding sequence ATGAGTAGCCAAAAGCTAGAAACTCGCAGCGAACACGATTTACTGGGCAACTTGGATGTGCCAGTCAACGCCTACTGGGGTGTGCACACCGCTCGGGCGCTAGAGAACTTCGAAATCTCTGGTGTTCCGATCGGGCACTATCGTTCCCTGGTGCGCGCACTGGCTTTCATCAAAGAAGCCTCGGCGCTGGCCAACCACGAACTGGGTGAACTGGCGACCGAACAATTTTTGCCGATTCAAAAGGCTTGCCAAGAAGTGCGCGATGGCAAATTTGATAGCGAGTTTGTGGTCGATGCAATTCAGGGTGGTGCCGGCACCAGTACCAACATGAATGCCAACGAGGTGATCGCAAACCGCGCGCTCGAAATCGCCGGGTTCAAAAAAGGTGAGTACGAGCACATCCATCCGTTGAATCACGTGAACATGTCGCAGTCGACCAACGATGTCTACCCGACCGCGGTTAAGGTCGCGTTGATCATCGAAATTATGGCGCTGCTAGATGAGTTGAAGCTGCTACGTGAATCATTTGCCGCCAAGGGTGCCGAGTTCGCTTCGGTTATCAAGATGGGCCGAACTCAGTTGCAAGATGCGGTGCCAATGACACTTGGGCAAGAGTTTGTTGCCTATGGTGTGACCATTGCCGAGGATGAGTCGCGGTTGCGCGAAGCGATTCGCTTGCTCAGTGAAATCAACCTAGGCGGTACCGCAATTGGTACGCAGTTGAACACCCCCGAAGGTTATGCCGAGGCGGTTTGCCGCCACCTAAGCGTGATCACAGAGCACAATTTTGTGGTTGCCGACAACCTAATCGAGGCAACCCAAGACACCGGTGTTTTTGTCACATCTTCGAGTGTGCTGAAGCGTGTGGCGATCAAGCTTTCAAAAATTGCTAACGATTTGCGCCTGCTCTCCAGCGGCCCTCGCGCCGGTTTTGGTGAAATCAATTTGCCACCTCGACAGGCCGGCTCGTCGATTATGCCGGGCAAGGTGAATCCGGTTATTCCAGAGGTTGTCAACCAGATTGCCTTCACCGTAATCGGCAACGACACCACGGTTTCGATGGCCTCTGAGGCCGGGCAGTTGCAGCTGAACGCATTCGAGCCAATCATTGCTCGTTCGCTGATGATGAGCATCGTGTATCTGCGCCGAGGATGTAAAACACTACGCGAATTTTGCGTTAACGGAATAACCGCCAACGAGGAATTCTTACGTCGCACTGTAGAAAACTCGATCGGTTTGGTAACCGCACTGTCACCGCGCATCGGTTACGAAAGTGCAACCGCGGTGGCCAAACGAGCGCAAGAAACCGGGCAGTCGGTGCGCGCTGTTGTGCTTGAGTTGGGCCTGCTAACTGAGGCTGAATTTGATGAGATTCTCGGTGATGTTGATCGGCTAACCGGAAGGGGTTAG
- a CDS encoding class II fructose-bisphosphate aldolase, translated as MSLVSPFEMFSQLSAGKAIGAFNVIQIEHAQAIVSAAEEMNAPVFLQLSQNAIKYHGALAPIGLAMLSIAQASSAQVAVHLDHADDLTLISEAISLGFNSIMFDGSHLTFADNVSTTKSLSSKCRDAGIWLEAELGEIGGKDGVHSPTVRTKPGEAAAFVSETSVDGLAVAVGSSHAMTTKEAALDVDLISTIHKVVDVPLVLHGSSGVSDENIAAAIRAGIRKINVSTDLNQKMTQAIFEYLSANPNSHDPRKYLGAARTAVKSAVSNYLHIFGY; from the coding sequence ATGAGTCTTGTATCGCCTTTTGAAATGTTTTCGCAGTTATCTGCCGGAAAAGCCATTGGCGCCTTCAACGTGATTCAAATTGAACATGCCCAGGCAATTGTCTCAGCCGCCGAAGAAATGAATGCCCCGGTATTTCTGCAGCTTTCGCAGAATGCAATTAAGTACCACGGTGCGCTTGCACCAATTGGGTTGGCCATGCTTTCAATCGCCCAAGCCAGTAGTGCCCAGGTTGCAGTGCATCTAGATCATGCCGATGATTTGACTCTCATCAGTGAGGCAATAAGCCTAGGTTTCAATTCCATAATGTTTGATGGTTCTCACCTAACCTTTGCCGACAACGTTTCAACTACGAAGTCACTTTCTTCAAAATGTCGTGACGCTGGCATTTGGTTAGAAGCCGAACTTGGCGAAATTGGTGGCAAGGACGGCGTCCATTCGCCCACCGTGCGAACCAAACCAGGCGAGGCTGCGGCATTTGTGAGCGAAACCTCCGTTGATGGTTTGGCTGTTGCTGTCGGTTCATCACATGCCATGACAACAAAAGAGGCCGCACTTGACGTCGATCTAATCTCAACTATTCATAAGGTGGTCGATGTTCCACTGGTGCTTCATGGTTCTTCAGGCGTCAGCGATGAGAATATTGCTGCGGCAATTAGAGCGGGTATTCGCAAGATTAATGTCTCGACGGATCTGAACCAGAAAATGACTCAGGCAATCTTCGAGTACCTTTCGGCAAATCCAAATTCGCATGATCCACGCAAATATTTGGGAGCAGCTCGTACTGCGGTGAAATCTGCTGTTTCAAACTATCTGCACATTTTTGGTTATTGA
- a CDS encoding 1-phosphofructokinase family hexose kinase has product MTLVLSLSPAVDVTYELQDLKVGESNRVERVTKKIGGKATNVASVLKQLGHEPAILTALGGSVTDWFTTTLSSTFHNSTVIPIATETRTSVTVFDGDATVLNEPPAAISAAELEEIKRALSQRLIGEDYLVISGRMPAGVGPNELASLISLANQTRIRVCIDTTGDHLLAAAEAHAWLLKPNEIEAMDAAGTKTADEAAKHLLSLGALNVLLSRGEKGISLYRHGLETLEFRQIERLNGNPTGAGDASLAGFIGAKLDGLSDEIALRHSVAAGSAAVLAVSAGEIDLSMFKNLIKPN; this is encoded by the coding sequence ATGACACTAGTTCTGAGTCTTAGCCCAGCGGTTGACGTCACCTACGAATTGCAAGACCTTAAGGTTGGCGAGAGCAATCGCGTTGAACGCGTAACAAAGAAAATTGGCGGCAAGGCAACCAATGTTGCTTCCGTTTTAAAACAACTGGGACATGAACCGGCAATTCTAACCGCCTTGGGTGGGTCGGTAACCGACTGGTTCACAACTACTCTAAGCTCAACGTTTCACAACTCGACTGTGATACCAATTGCGACTGAAACCCGCACTAGTGTCACTGTCTTTGATGGCGATGCGACCGTACTGAACGAACCTCCAGCGGCAATATCGGCAGCTGAACTCGAAGAAATTAAGCGGGCTCTAAGCCAAAGACTAATCGGTGAGGATTACCTAGTTATTTCTGGGAGAATGCCTGCCGGAGTGGGCCCAAACGAACTCGCCTCGTTGATTTCGTTAGCTAACCAAACGCGGATTAGGGTCTGCATAGACACCACAGGAGATCATCTGTTAGCCGCTGCCGAGGCTCATGCGTGGTTGCTAAAGCCGAACGAGATTGAAGCGATGGATGCCGCTGGCACGAAAACTGCGGATGAGGCGGCAAAGCACCTGTTATCACTGGGTGCCCTAAATGTCTTGCTCTCACGAGGCGAAAAAGGGATTTCGCTGTACCGTCACGGGCTTGAAACTTTAGAGTTTAGGCAAATCGAAAGATTGAATGGAAACCCAACTGGTGCCGGTGATGCCTCGCTCGCCGGATTCATTGGTGCAAAACTTGACGGGCTAAGCGATGAAATTGCTCTTCGACATTCAGTTGCCGCTGGGTCAGCTGCTGTGTTAGCTGTGAGTGCCGGCGAGATTGATTTGTCTATGTTTAAAAATTTGATTAAACCCAATTAG
- a CDS encoding ROK family protein, whose protein sequence is MGSILGLDLGGTAIKSGVLSDSSQFIDTRNNPTPQNDPSGIAAAEALAEIVLDYKETHKLDAVGLVIPGLVDSERGISVFSGTLGWRNFAIVDEVEKRTGIRTYLEHDVTAAGIAELRLGASREFNDSILIQIGTGIAAAYVLNKKIFKPHSQMGEFGHAPIFNDRPCPCGLNGCLEMTASGGALSRNYAALTGEKISPLEIVERAKSGERQASDLWHEFGEAMAFGIAWLASTTGPEAVILGGGIAKAGAELIEVIEKGLQHRLSIHLKPKLVISELDDKAAAIGSAFSAKDRYLAS, encoded by the coding sequence ATGGGCTCAATTCTCGGACTCGATCTAGGCGGAACCGCCATAAAGTCGGGCGTGCTTAGCGATTCGAGTCAGTTTATTGATACTCGCAACAACCCCACTCCGCAAAACGACCCATCTGGCATTGCTGCGGCCGAGGCACTGGCCGAGATTGTTTTAGATTACAAAGAAACCCACAAACTCGATGCCGTTGGTTTAGTCATACCGGGATTGGTTGATTCTGAACGCGGAATCTCGGTTTTTAGTGGCACTCTCGGATGGCGCAATTTTGCAATCGTTGACGAGGTCGAGAAACGAACCGGCATTCGCACCTACCTTGAGCACGATGTTACGGCGGCTGGAATTGCCGAACTAAGGCTTGGTGCAAGCAGGGAATTCAACGACTCTATTTTGATTCAAATCGGCACCGGTATTGCAGCGGCCTACGTGTTAAACAAGAAAATATTCAAGCCCCACAGCCAAATGGGTGAATTTGGTCACGCTCCCATTTTTAACGACCGGCCATGTCCCTGCGGACTTAACGGATGTCTAGAAATGACAGCGTCTGGTGGCGCTCTATCAAGAAATTACGCAGCGCTCACTGGCGAAAAAATAAGTCCCCTCGAAATTGTCGAGCGAGCAAAATCGGGCGAGAGACAGGCCAGTGACTTGTGGCACGAATTTGGCGAAGCTATGGCTTTCGGAATCGCTTGGCTGGCAAGCACCACCGGCCCAGAAGCGGTTATTTTAGGAGGCGGCATCGCAAAGGCCGGCGCTGAACTAATTGAGGTTATCGAAAAAGGTCTGCAACACCGCCTTAGTATTCATCTAAAACCTAAGTTGGTAATTTCAGAGCTGGACGATAAAGCAGCGGCAATTGGGTCGGCATTCTCAGCTAAAGACAGATACTTGGCTTCATGA
- a CDS encoding SIS domain-containing protein, whose product MAIHATAEINSQPEIWAEAIAIYPQVAGLLPKKGERVAFVGCGTSWFMSMISAARRESLGQGESDAFTAAEFPYGRNYDRIVAITRSGTTTEVVHFLEKIKGHTPTVVITAVPDSPVTEHADEVILIPFADEESVLQTRFATAVLALIRTHLGENLDGAIDQCRQALTMPLDPELVAAEQISFLGQGWTVGMAQEAALKTRESSQFWAEAYPAMDYRHGPISIAQKGRVVWAFGEVPEGLEEDVERTGAKFVSSDWDPMAHLVVAQRVAVAIADRKGVDADNPRHLARSIILAGK is encoded by the coding sequence ATGGCCATCCACGCAACTGCCGAGATCAACAGTCAACCTGAAATTTGGGCTGAGGCGATCGCTATTTATCCACAAGTTGCTGGCTTGCTTCCAAAGAAAGGCGAGCGTGTCGCATTTGTTGGCTGCGGAACATCCTGGTTCATGTCTATGATTTCGGCAGCCCGCCGCGAATCGCTTGGTCAAGGCGAGAGCGACGCGTTCACCGCTGCAGAGTTTCCATATGGCCGCAACTACGACCGAATTGTGGCAATCACCAGGTCGGGTACCACAACCGAGGTGGTCCATTTTCTCGAGAAAATCAAGGGCCACACTCCAACCGTGGTCATTACCGCGGTTCCTGATTCACCGGTAACCGAGCATGCTGACGAAGTGATTCTGATCCCGTTCGCCGATGAAGAGTCTGTATTGCAGACTCGTTTTGCGACTGCAGTGCTTGCACTGATTCGCACTCACCTAGGCGAAAACCTCGACGGGGCAATCGACCAGTGCCGCCAGGCGTTGACAATGCCATTAGACCCAGAGCTGGTTGCTGCCGAGCAGATTAGCTTTTTAGGTCAGGGCTGGACTGTGGGCATGGCCCAAGAAGCGGCTCTAAAAACCCGCGAGTCTTCGCAGTTTTGGGCTGAGGCCTATCCAGCCATGGACTATCGTCACGGCCCAATTTCAATTGCGCAAAAGGGTCGAGTTGTTTGGGCCTTCGGTGAAGTTCCTGAAGGGCTCGAAGAAGACGTTGAGCGCACCGGAGCTAAGTTTGTGTCTTCAGACTGGGACCCTATGGCACATCTGGTAGTTGCTCAGCGAGTTGCGGTCGCAATTGCTGACCGCAAAGGTGTCGATGCAGATAACCCTCGTCACCTAGCGCGTTCGATTATTCTGGCTGGTAAATAA